The window GGCCGATCCCTTTGTCGTTGGCGTGGGTAAAGACCCTGTCCCACTGGTCCAGTTTCGAGACGTCAATTCGGAGCCGCTCTGTCGGACTAATCCACGGCCAGGTGTCGCCGCCATCGCCGCAGATTCGTGCGTGACAGCCCTTGGGGTTGGCCGACGCAATCGTGTCATCGGCACCGATGTTGAAAGTCAGAAAGTAGATGCTGTTAAGGCCTTGGCTGGCCAAGTAGTTGACGGCACCGATGATCCCTTTCCCCTTGCCATCCTGCCAAGTCGGATCGCCTGGCTTAAAGTGCTTTTGATGCGGTGCGTAGCGGTGTAGGCCATCGACGAGGCCAGCATTGAAGCCGTTGTTTTTCAGGTCCCGCGTTTGATCGAACTCGTGGTACGCCAGGAAATTCTCCGGACTTCCTTCTCCAATTTTGACGTAGGGCTTACTGCTACCCGCGTACTTCAAGACGTGTGAACCGTCGTAGACGACGCGGCCTCGTTCCGCCGCGCGGAGGTCCGGCTCGACTTTGTCGGACACTTCCACCACGAACGAGCCCTGGGTTCCATCGAGCGGCGACCAAGGTTCGGAGTCCGCGTTGTCGCTGTCCAGCTTCAATGCGACGCCTTGACCAGTGCGGAAGGAAACCGAGTAGTTCCAGTCACCAATTTCGTCGGGACGAAAGTGCACACGCCACTTATTGCCCGCGCTCGCTGAACTGTTGGCCGCATCCCCATCGGCGGCAAAGTACCCGGGCACGACGAACTGTTTGTTGCCTTTCGAGAAGGTGACCGACAAACGGTAGTCCAAAAATGGGTTGTCTTCGCCTGCCTCGCTGACGTCCGGCCCGTCAAAGGTCAGTGTCATCTTGTGCCACGTCTTCTGCTCGCCACTTAGTTGGGCAGCATTTCCCGAGTTCGTCAGACTGAGGACAAGCAAAAAGAATGCCACGATGAGATATCGAATTCCTGACACGAAAGTTGTCTCCATGGAGTTGGTGATGGTAAGGCCAGTTGCGAACTGGAAGCGATGGGTGATTTCAGGCAACATAGATCTAGTCATTGCTCGCCTTGGCCTGCTGTATGATCCACGAGCACCCGAATGTGATCCGGGTTGAAATCGACGTTGAGTTCAAAATTGAGTCGATGTCCGTCGGCGCTGATCGCAATCCGATCGGCGGGAGCTTTCGCGATGCCGGACGCTCGGTCTTCAAGTGATCGCCTCCGCCAGGAATCGTAATCAACGTCGGGACGTCCAAAGATTCGCTCGGAGAGTTCGAGCCGTTTTCCCCGGACGCTTACTGCTGCGATCGGCTTCTCAAACGTGATGGAACCCGAAAGCGACCGATAGGTGGACCGATCTTTTGTCTTCGGCCGAAACACCAGCAAATAGCTGCTCAGTACACGACCAGCTGGAACCACAGGCACATCGGAGTCTTGCTCGAATTTTGGCCATGTAACCGCCTGCTTGGCATCCGGATCGCGTGCCAAATCAACCGCCATGGGGGCGGTCAACGTCAGATTCAAACGTTCGGGAAACAAGAACAATCGGTCATCACTGGCAAGAGCCGCGAGCTTGAAACCAGTCTGCGGTGGCACGAAGTCAATGAGATGGGAAACGCTGTCGATTCCAACGGTCAACGGCCATAGCTGAGCATAAGGCTCTGAATCAAACTCGATCGAATTGGCCGTCGAAGCGTCGCGGGAAATCGTAACGGCTTCGCCCTCGGAAATGGTCTTCGTCGACCGCTCGGGAGGTCGCTGTGAGTCCAATCTTGACTCGGTGGGGCGAAGCTCCAGTTCCAGGCTTCCGTCAAAGACAGATAGTTCGACGTCTTTCCTTGCCGCTGCATAGACGCCAAACGCGGTTCCCGGATCACGAATCCCAAGGTTTCCCACCTGGACGGTCAGTCCGTTTGTTTCATTGGGGGACCATGCCGCCATCCGACCGTGGATCAGATCGATTTGTTGCTGGTCAAGAATCTTAAACGCTGAAGGACCTTCCAATGAGACGATTCCGCCACCCGCCATCTGCAGGCGGACCGAACCACTGGTCAGGTGATAGCTGGTACGCGTTTTTAAGTCGACACCCGCGACAGGAGCTCCCGCGTTTGCACTGGACCAAGTTGCGTTGTCGGAGTAGGTAATCCTTGCCGACGATGAAGCCAGGCGAATTGGCTCGGTCAGTTCGGGGCGTTGCTGTCCTTGCTCTGGCACACTGGCCCACGTGATGACCAACGCAATCGCGACGGTGATGCCAATCCAAATCGATTTTCGCGTCGTCGGATGGCTGAGCCAGTTGCGTTGCGGAAGGACAACCACTCGATCGCATGAACCACCATGGAGGTTGATCTGTCGCTTCATCAGTCGGGCAATCTCGGCTGATTGCTTTTCGATCCGAAGATAGATTAATCGTTTACGTTCATCGGTTCGAAGCTGCGATTCAAATGCATTGATCTCTTCTTGCGTCATCGCTCCGGCCTGGAACCGAACAACCTGTCTTTCAAACTCATCAACTTGGCTTGGTTTCTTTTGCATCATGGCTCCATTCTCAGTCGTTGCCCGACGCAGTCTCGCAGTGCACGATGAATGCGTGTGATGGCCTGGTACGCCGAGTCCACCTTCGTTCCCATGAACTCGGCAATCTCTTCTCCGCTTCGATTCTCCTGATAACGCATCGCCATTATTTTTTGACTCTTCGCCGGCAGGTGTTCAAGGCATCCGTTGAGCGCCTCGGATCGGTAGTCTCCGGCTGTGTTCGTCTTCGCCCACTCGCCTTCCATGGTGGCAAGCATTTCTGGCGAAAGTCCAACGTAGCGTCCCTCCTTGGATCGAATAAGGGTGATGGCGTGGTTTCGGGAGCTCGTGCGGAACCAATTGGAAAGGTGTTCAAGCGAATCAAAGTGATCGCATTGGGAAACCGCCTTCACACACACGTCCTGAAACACGTCCTCCGCAAGATGGTAATTGTGGGTCACTGCGTACGCATAGGCGGTCAGCGACGCCTGCTCGTGAAGCAGATGTTTGGTGACTTGTTCGGGAGTTAAGTTTTGGAAATCGCTCATCTTGCCTAACATACGCCCCAGATTCCCGCATTCTCGACAGAGTTCCGTTGGAATTTCAGTAAATTCTTATTTTTGTGTCGAGATCATACAGTATGCCTTTTAGTGCGTCGCCTTCGCGACGCCCGACTTCTTCTAACGAACAATCCATTACGACAACCATTCACGATAAGGGGTACTCATTCGTTAATGAGAAGCTTCCGCTCGTATGGTGTCGACTTCTTTTTCCACGTCCTTGGACAATGCCTGCCAATCGAGTGTGCGGGCGCGGGCCAGGACTTGAGGGCGGTATTGACTGCTACAAAGCTTGGCATAGCGCTGCCAACTCCACGCCTCGTTCCGGTTGGTGGTGCAGCCCACGAAGTTGACACAGCGATTTTTCAGTTCCATAACAAAGAGCAGGTAGAAAGTTGTCAGGCCACTCTTGGTCCAGACTTCTACTGTCGTGAAGTCGATGGATGCCATCACGTCCCAGTGTGCCTTCAGGAATGTCTCCCATGATGCTGTGCGTTTGCGGTCCGGTGCCGGCTCAATGCCGTGGGCTTTGAGAATGGTTGCCGATGGTGGAGTCGCAGAGGTGGTAGCCGACGTTTGATAGCGCACCGCTGATACGGTCGTAGCCCCATGTAGGATTCTCTTTGGCGAACTTGATGGTCAAATCTACGATCACTTGGCGGATCCTTGGCCGATCAGATTTCTTTTTTTTTTCGGTTGGAGTAGTCCCACTTACTGGCTACCAACTGACGGTGCCAACGCAAGATGGTATCCGGCGTGAATAGGGTCCCAACCTGCTTGAGTGGTTTTTCTCCCTTTTGCTGTCCTTCCTTTCGTTCGGCGGAGCGATAGGTGGCATTCTTCCCCTGCTCAGACCAAGCCAGATCGATGCCCCGCTTTGCGTCGGAAGTGTGGTAGCCCGTTTTCGAGTTGTTCGAAGTGAAGTAGCCCGCTTGCCGCATCAAATGGGGGAAACGGTAATTCTCGACGGGAACGGTACAGTTCGAGCGATACAGATCGGTTCCAAACATCGTCGCACGATTGAGGATAATGGTCGATCGAGCGGGTGAGCAATGAAGAGCTACTAAAGACGCGTTCGAAAGTGAGCCCAATTAAATGGATGTGAACGTGAAATGGGTTCGGGCTATCGTACTCGAAGCTCGCAATCGCACAGAGGCTCGCACTGTTGCTGAATAGTGCGTTTAATATCACCATGAAAGTGCCTATTTTTTGCGACATTGCATCGCCTTTTAGTCGCGGGCGAAGTTCTTCTGATAAGATAGGCAGCCATCTTGGGATCAATCTTGTATCATCGAATTCCCGTCGCTCCTCATTTTCTTCTCGTTCCTCCGCAAATCAGTTGAATGAAATGCACAAAACGCGATTCGTTATTCAAATCCGAATGGTGATTCTCACAGCCGTTGGCTGGCTGAGTCTGTGCAGTTTGGTTGCTGCCGACCAGCCTGAGTTGAGCGACAAGTTTCGTGAGCCGCCCGCCTCGGCACGTCCGCGAACATGGATGCATGCGATGAGCGGGAACATGAGCAAGGCCGGGCTGACCAAAGACTTGGAAGCCATGGCGGATGCAGGCATTGGCGGGATCATCCTGTTTAATGTCACGCACACGATTCCCAAGGGGAACGTGATCTTCCATTCCGACAGGCACACGGAGCTTACCTGTCACGCGGCCAGGGAATGCGAGCGTTTGGGACTGAGTTTTGGCATGCATAATTGCGATGGTTGGACGTCGAGTGGTGGGCCGTGGGTGACGCCTGAGATTTCGATGAAACAGGTGGTCCACCGCATGCGAGTTGTGAAGGGCGGAGCACGCGTTGAATTCGACTTGCCGCAGCCAACGGCTCGACATGACTTCTACCGTGACATTGCCGTGCTGGCCTACCCGGCTTTGGCTTCGGAGTTGGCCGATGCACGCGTCACTCGCCTCGTGACCAGTTCCGATCCGCAGTTCGACGTGGCGTTAGCCACCGACGGTCGGATCGACCGACGGAGCAAGCTCGACGCGTCGCCGCAACGCCCCGGCTGGGTGCAGTTTGACTTCGGTCGTCCGCATGCGATTCGTTCGGTCTTCATGAACATGGAAAAGGCGATCGCGCCCAAGGGTGACACTTGGCTGGAAACATCCGACGACGGCGAAGATTTCCGCAAGATCGGTGAACTCAAGCTCCAACGTCAAGGGAAACGCGAACATGGCTTTGACGATGTGTTTCCCGCTGGCATCACGGCACGTTTCTTTCGCGTCATCACGGAAATTCCGTTTGAGATTTCCGAGATCGAACTCAGCGCCACGCACCGCATAGGAAAACCGCTCGCTCGAACATCACTTTACCGTCTTGAAGACCACCGCCTGCCCGACATCGGTGCGTCTGAACCGGGCATGGTCATCGATCCGAGCGCGATCATCGATCTCAGTGAAGAGATGGATGATGCCGGCAAGCTCACCACGACGCTGCCGCCGGGTGATTGGACAATCATGCGTTTCGGCTACACGGTCACCGGTGCGGTCAACAGCCCTGCGTCCGACGAGGGACGCGGCTTGGAAGTGGACAAGATGAATCGTGCCGCTTTGGATGTCCATTACGACTCCTACGTGGGAAAGGTCATTCGAGCTTGCAAGGACATCGCTCCTGGCGCGCTGCAATACATGGAAATCGACAGCTACGAAGTGGGCGGACAGAACTGGACGCGGGGTTACGAAGATCAGTTCCAACAGGCCCACGGTTATGAGCTGATTCCTTTCCTGCCGCTGTACGCGGGACGCTTTGTCGACAGCGCCGAGACGTCCGACGATGTGTGTTGGGACATTCGTCGCTTCAACAGCAAGTTGATGACAGACAATTACTTTGGTCACTTCACGGAGCGGTGTCACCAAGACGGTTTGATCAGTTACATCGAGCCATACAGTTTTAACGCGGCCTTCAACGAGTTGGACGCTGCTCGCCATGCAGACATTCCGATGGGCGAGTTCTGGATGCATCAGCGTTTCCAAACCGAAACGGCCGTGTCCGGTGGTCGGATCTATGGCAAGAAAGTCATTTCGTCAGAATCCTTCGCAGCCAACTCTGACTTGAATTGGAAAGGCCATCCTGGCTTGATGAAACTGACGGGTGATCGGGCATGGACCTTGGGAATCAACGAGTTCATGTTCCATCGGTTTGCTCATCAGGCCAACACCCATGTGACGCCAGGCATGACGATGGCGATTTGGGGATCACACATTGATCGCACGCAAACCTGGTGGAGCAACATGGGCAAAGCGTGGCTTCAATACATCGCGCGGGGTTCGTATTTGCTACGACAGGGCAATCCGGTGTCCGACTTGTTGGTCTTTGTTGGCGACGGCGCGTCTAGCTCAACAGTAACGCGGAGTTCGTTCAAGCCCGCCATCCCGGCGGCGGTCAATTTTGATTGCATCAGTACGCATGCTCTGGTTCATCGCGTCAAGGCAAAGGAAGGAAAATCGCTGTTGCCGGACGGAACCATGTATCAAATGCTTGTCCTGCACAATACGGACACTCTTAGCCTCTCGTCTCTCAAGAAGATTGCCGACTTATCCGAGCAGGGGGTCGTTGTCGTCGGGAAGCGACCACAAAGAATGGGTGGGCACGCCGTCAATATTTCGGCTCGCGAGGAATTCGCTCGACTGTGTTCTGAAGTCTGGCAACGCGAAACGACCTACGAAGATTACGATTGGTCACGCATCTATCGCGAGCAGAACCTGCGTTTTGATTTGGTCATTGGCGAACGAACCGACATCACCTACATCCATCGCCGAACGACTGACGCCGATATTTACTTTTTCTTTAATCCCGACTCTTCGCAGCGAACATTCGATTGTCAGTTCAACGTCCGCGGAAGGATTCCCGAGCAGTGGGATCCCGCGACGGGACAGATTCGCAAGTTGGGGCAGTTTTCACAAGCACAAGAAACGACACGCGTTCCCGTGACTCTTGATCCGGAGGGCTCCGCTTTCATCGTCTTTCGAGAGAGCACTGAAGGCGTTGATCCAGTGGTCTCGATGACAGGGGACATTGCGCCGATGTGCAATGTTCGTCTGACTCGCGAGCATCGGCCTGAATTGGTTGCTTCCAAGAACGGAATGCTCTCCGTTGAAATGCGATCAGGTCGACGGGTCAATCTAGTCGTCAAGAATATCGACGAGCCGATTGTCGTAGACGGTCCTTGGCAGGTGAGCTTTGAACAGCATTACGGGTACGACGCCACCCTCGTCTTTCCTAGTTTGCTCGATTGGAAAGACCACCTTTCCAACGAAGTCAAGCATTACTCCGGCACTGCGACCTATCAAACAAGTTTTTCGATTGAGCCTGAAATGATTGCTCCAGATCATTCGTTGGAGCTCGATTTGGGTCGAGTGGAAGTGTCCGCGGGAGTTCGCGTCAACGGTAAAGAATACGGTGTACTGTGGAAATCGCCTTATCGCGTCGACATCAGCGATGCCATCATGCCGGGCGAGAATCAGTTAACAGTCGAGGTCACCAATCTCTGGATCAATCGCCTTGTCGGAGACGCAAAGCTTCCTGACACGAGCGGTTACGACGTCAGGCAGCCGCTGATGCCTGACTGGTACAGCAACAATCAAAAGCCACCGGACAGTCAGCGTTTGACGTTTACGACATATCCGCACGTAAAGGCATCCGATTCGCTTGTGCCGTCGGGGCTGATCGGGCCGGTTCGCCTTTTCACAAAGAAAACCAACGCGTTGGATTAAGCCGCACAAAGCAGCTCTCCGAATCTGTCATCAGGAAATTGCAAATGTATCTTCATCGCATTTTTCAACTCGCCATCGTGGTGGGAACCCTGTGCCTATGCTCATCTCCGAGTTGCTTGGCCAACGAAAAACCATGGGGTCTCCAGTGCGAGTGGGAGACGAAGCCTCTGAATGTTGAAAACGGTACTCCGAGGCTGTCGTGGAAATCCGAAGTTGCCCGTCAAACGGCCTATCAGATTCAAGTGGCATCCAGTGCAGAGAAGCTCGAAGCAAACTCAGGCGATCATTGGGACAGCGGAAAGGTGAATCGATCCGAGTCGGTTTGCATTGAATACCGGGGAAGCCCGCTTTCATCGCGTCAGGTTTGCCATTGGCGCGTCCGTGTTTGGAGTGATGCTCAGACGGAAGCCGGACCGTGGAGCGAAGTCGCAACCTGGGAGATGGGCCTGCTGCAACCAAGCGACTGGCAAGCAAAATGGATTCGTGCTGGCGAGCTCAACCCGGCGAAGGAGACGCCCGCGCTCAGGCACTGGTACGTGCTGGCGGGACACACACTGGACAAGAACGACCAGCCAACTCGCGTTGGCGAAGAACGGCTGAGAAAGATGGTGCCCGCGACTTGGTTTCGCAAGTCGTTTGAGGTGACTCAGCCGATCGCAAAAGCGAGGCTTTACAGCACTGCCGCCGGATATGTCGAAGTGTTTCTCGACGGCGAACCCATCAGTGACCGGATCATGAATCCGGGACAGACCGATTTTGATCGTCGGATTCTTTATGACGTTGATGCGGTGGAAGATCGATTAACGCCAAGCGACCACGTGCTGACCGCACATCTGGGGCAAGGTTTCTACGGTCAGAACGCCGGGTTTGGAACCAAGTTCGACTACGGTGATCCTCAAGTCTTGCTGCAATTGGAAATCACGTACGCCGACGGAACTCGGCAAACCATCGCCACCGATACGACGTGGTTGACCCTCCCATCATCGGTCATCAAGAACAACGTGTATGCGGGAGAGTTCAAGGACTCGAGCTTCGAGAAAGACCAATGGATTCACGCAATCGAATCCTCGGAGGTCCCCACACAGAAGCTTGAGGCACAACGACAACCGGCTGTTCGCGTGGTCCGGGATCTCAAGCCGGTCGCGATCCTGGAGCCGAAACCCGGAGTCTATGTTTACGATTTTGGACAGAACTTCACGGGTGTCGTCACACTTGATATGCGTGACGCGCCTTTGCCGGCGCGAACCGGTGTCTTCTTGCGGTACGCCGAGTGGGCCGATAAGAACGGCAGCATCGATCAGAGCAGTGACGGTTCTTTTGCCACCGGTATTCATCAAGTGGATGCGTTCGTCACGGGCGATCGTGAAGCGAATCTTTACACCCCCGCATTTACCTGGCATGGGTTCCGCTATGTCGAAGTCACGGGCATTCCCAGCGGCGAATCATTACCATCGCCACAATGGATGGATCGAAAGCCGTCGCTCGAGATGCTGACCGGGCATTTGGTGCGCAGCGGGGTGGCGACGCGGGGCAAGTTTGAATGCTCGGATCCCCATTTGAATCGCGTGCACGAGACCGCGCTTTGGACTTACGAATCCAATCTGATTAGCCTGCCATCGGACTGTCCGATTCGTGAACGTTGCGGTTGGACCGGCGACGCGCACGCAACTCTGACGATGTCAAATCTTAACTTTGATATGGCAGCGTTGTGGGAGAAATACCTTGGCGATTTTGAAACGAGCCCGCACGTCAGCCCCGCGATTGTGCCAGGAAAGCGTGGCGGCAATAGCCATCCCGATTGGGCCGTTGCGCAAGTTTTGATCGCTTGGGAGCGATACCTGCACGACGGTGACGAACAAACGTTGACGCAACACTATCGGCGGATGCAACGTTTCCTCGATCACTTTTGGTCCAAACGCAACGAGGACGGGATCATCACATCGGGCTACGGCGATTGGTGCGATCCGGTACGAAAACCCGGACAACCGCGTGAAGGCGGGCGCGGAACACCCCAGCAAACACCACCCGCGATTACGTCGACGGCTCTGTTCGTGTATGCCGCCGATTTGATGAGTCGGATCGCGGCGATGGTGGGTGAGCCCAACACTTCACAGACCTACCGCGACTGGCGAGACCAAGCCGCACGGTCATTCCACGCTGTTTTTTTTGATTCTCAATCGCAGACCTATGGCAGCCAAACTGCTGACGCGATGGCATTGTCGTTCGGCATCGTACCGGCATCGGATCAAGCCGCGGTCGCACGATCACTCAATCGAGATGTTCTTGATAACTGGAAAGGCCACGCATCGGTCGGTGCACTCGGGCATCGCTGGCTTTATCCTGCGCTCAGCGATGCGGGTTATGGCGAAACGGCGCTCGGGACTTTCTATGCGCAAGGTCATCCCGGATATTTCTATCTGTTTGATGAATTACGTGGAACCAGTTTGTGGGAACGCAAGGGAGCGTTTGATCCGGCCACGATGACCGCCCCGGTTCGATCACTAAGCCATCCCTTTCAAGGCGGTTATGATGCCTGGTTCTATCAAGGACTCGGCGGGATTCGCCCCGATCCTCAAGCTGCTGGGTACAAGCACTTCTTTTTGCATCCCTGTTTCGCAAAGCCTCTCGATTGGGTCCGAGTGGACTTCGACTCTCGGTACGGACCGATCCAAAGTCATTGGGCTCGTGAATCAATTGACGGAGTCGAGAAGATTCGATGGACAATCGCCGTTCCGCCGAACACCTCCGCGACGATCCATCTTTCAGGAAATGAAAACGATGGTCGCCTCCTGGAACCTGGCCAACACGTTTTGTTGATTCGTTAACGCTTGCAGCAAGTCCGTCGGACAGCTTTTCCGCAGCTTTCCGACACCACCGAACCATCCAACCATAATTGGCAAGCAATGTGTTTGCCACGATTTATCGAAGCGACACTCACGGAGTTTTACGTGCGAACGATTTTTCTACCCTGTTTCGCGATCTTGCTGTCTGCGACTTCTTCGCTCGCGGCCGAGCGACCGAATGTGATCGTCGTCTTCACCGATGACCACGGTTACGCCGATCTCGGATGCCAAGAGGTGTTCAATGATCTCAAAACACCACACCTTGATGCACTGGCCAGCGGTGGTATTCGGATGACGGATGGTTATTGCACCGCACCGCAGTGCGTGCCGTCACGCGGCGGATTGATCAGCGGCCAGTATCAAACCAAGTGGGGTTTGGAATCAAATCCGCAATTCAAAGATGCGGCGATCATGGAGCGGTTTGATCAACTGCAGACCGTTCCCGAGCGTTTGAAGAAAGCGGGGTACGTCACCGCCATGGCGGGTAAGTGGCACTTAGGCGAAGACAACGCGGAAGCGATCGCGAAAAACGGATTCGACAAAGTCTTTTTCAAGCACAGCAATGCTCCCGGTCATTGGAACATGAACTTGCAAGGCGAGGATATTCCGCCGCAGGTGCAAAAAGGGGGCGGTTACCATTTGGATTTGATCTCTTCGTTCGCCGTTGCGTTCATCAACCGCTTCAAAGACGTTCCGTTCTTTCTCTATCTCGCCTACCGCGCTCCTCACGTTCCGCTCGATGCACCACAGCATTATCTGGATCGCTTTCCCGGCGAGATGCCGGAGCGACGACGCCAGGCGCTTGCGATGTTATCGGCCGTGGATGACGGGGTTGGACGCGTTGTGTCCACGCTGAATTCCCCGGCCCTTCGCGGCAGCGGATTGGGCTGCTGCGGCTTGCTTCACCGATTCCACCCACGGTTGCCCATAGATCGGCTCGATTTTGTTCCAATCGAACCGCTGGTACAGTGCTTTACGAAGGGAGCTTTGCCCCGAGAAAATTGATCGCCTCACGCTGTCCGAACCGCATCCGCGAAATGGTCAGCAACGTTTTCCAAGTTGGCTGCATTGAGGCTCCGACACGCCCGTCCGATATCTTCGGATGTCACCCCAGGTGACACCCCTGAACCGAAAAACGGCTCGATTTCCCCTTTCTCAGGTGATTTTGAGAGTTTCCGGGGGCTAAAGAAAATGGCCACCGCAACGCAGGTTATTCCCCCTGATTGCGATGGCCCCGTCGTTCAATTGCTTAGGCTTATCCTCGCTTCGCTCAGTTAGTTCTTGGCGTGGCCAACTGCAGGAACGAACTAGACCGTCAAGCAGTTTCCAGATTGCGTTTCAGCTCGTCGATCAGTTGCGATGCCTGTCGAATTGATAGTTTGGCGACGGTAGAGACGCCGAAGCGATCAGGCAGGGCCTGTGCCAGTTCCATGCCCTGCTGTTTAGCCATGGCGTAGATTGCCTTGATCTGTTTTTCCGTTGCCGCCCGAGAATTCCGTGAGCTCTCGGTGGTTGTCCCACTAGAGCTGGGTTCTCCTTGCTCGGCATGGCTGGTCGCTGTGCCCTCGAGTGTACGCTGGCAGATTCCCAACATCTTCATCAATCGGGTTGGCAAGTTGGCTTCTTCCGATTCATTGCCACTGAGCTCAATGCTGCAGCCTTTCGCTTGATTCGTGAGCCGCAGTGTTAAGTGAAGGTTCATTCGATTCCTCTTCAGGTAGGGATAGGATTGGGGAGAACAGCCGAAAGCTCACCGGCGAGCAGATTCAGCGTGGTGTCTTGATCGAGTGGCAGATTCCGCAGCCAGCGTGTGAACTGGTGGACCATCAGCCCTGCTGCGATCGAAGCGGCGTAGATCGTGCCGTGTGACGTGCAGGTGCCCTGCTGGGCATCTGCAGCGGTGAACAACGTGTTTGCGTAGTGATCCGACGAGGGGACGTTGTGAGCGGCTAGCACGCGAATGACTTCGCCTAACATCCGTCCGTCAACAAACAGTTCGACTCGCCCCCGCACGCTCCGCCAAATGGCGGAGCGTGCGGTGATCGAGTCGACACAGCAGAACATCACGTCGCCAGTGCTCTGCTTCGCTCGGTAGCGATCGACAACCTTGTCGATCTTGATCATGGGATCAATCTGTTCGATCGCCTGTGACGTTGCCGCCACTTTTGTCTTGCCGATGTCGGACGCAAGGTAGCCTTGTGTCGTGACATTGGTCTTTTCAACCGTGTCGAAGTCGACCAGTTGAATTCGGCGAACGCCGATCGACGCCAGCTGCAACGCAACCTGGCGTCCGATGGCTCCGACTCCGATCACCGTGACTGCAAGCCCTGACAAGCGGTCTGCCGGGACGAGAGCAGATTGGCGAACAAAGCGATCTTGAGCCTCCGTCATGATGCCACCCACTCCGTTGCGTGCCATCGCAGAGCATCCACTTCCATGGGCTCGGACTCCAGAGTAAACGGATCGTCCACGGTGGACTGTGCCCTAGCGAATGGGTCATGAATGCGAACGTTGGCGTCATATTCGTCCAGCCATCCGTCGGGATCCGATGCGGGGAAGTCAGTTGAATAGTCAACATCGACTGCCAATCGCACCGAGGCACCGGGACCGGTGTTGAAACGCAAGCGCCCATAGGTCGCTCCGTTCTTCGCCAAGATGAGCATCACGGCCCAGTCGGGAGTAGCGAACGATCGATCAAATGTCTCCTCATCGGTTCCGCTAGGCATGGCCGAACATCCGGGATGGGTGTGGATCCATATCCGTGCGAACTGGTCTGGAGTGCGTCCAGCATCAACTTGG is drawn from Novipirellula artificiosorum and contains these coding sequences:
- a CDS encoding ThiF family adenylyltransferase, giving the protein MARNGVGGIMTEAQDRFVRQSALVPADRLSGLAVTVIGVGAIGRQVALQLASIGVRRIQLVDFDTVEKTNVTTQGYLASDIGKTKVAATSQAIEQIDPMIKIDKVVDRYRAKQSTGDVMFCCVDSITARSAIWRSVRGRVELFVDGRMLGEVIRVLAAHNVPSSDHYANTLFTAADAQQGTCTSHGTIYAASIAAGLMVHQFTRWLRNLPLDQDTTLNLLAGELSAVLPNPIPT
- a CDS encoding Mov34/MPN/PAD-1 family protein — encoded protein: MCLRDAGPSEVGGFGISDPDDPLLVIDVELVKQTCTAVTVEFDDESVADLFDRQVDAGRTPDQFARIWIHTHPGCSAMPSGTDEETFDRSFATPDWAVMLILAKNGATYGRLRFNTGPGASVRLAVDVDYSTDFPASDPDGWLDEYDANVRIHDPFARAQSTVDDPFTLESEPMEVDALRWHATEWVAS
- a CDS encoding family 78 glycoside hydrolase catalytic domain; protein product: MYLHRIFQLAIVVGTLCLCSSPSCLANEKPWGLQCEWETKPLNVENGTPRLSWKSEVARQTAYQIQVASSAEKLEANSGDHWDSGKVNRSESVCIEYRGSPLSSRQVCHWRVRVWSDAQTEAGPWSEVATWEMGLLQPSDWQAKWIRAGELNPAKETPALRHWYVLAGHTLDKNDQPTRVGEERLRKMVPATWFRKSFEVTQPIAKARLYSTAAGYVEVFLDGEPISDRIMNPGQTDFDRRILYDVDAVEDRLTPSDHVLTAHLGQGFYGQNAGFGTKFDYGDPQVLLQLEITYADGTRQTIATDTTWLTLPSSVIKNNVYAGEFKDSSFEKDQWIHAIESSEVPTQKLEAQRQPAVRVVRDLKPVAILEPKPGVYVYDFGQNFTGVVTLDMRDAPLPARTGVFLRYAEWADKNGSIDQSSDGSFATGIHQVDAFVTGDREANLYTPAFTWHGFRYVEVTGIPSGESLPSPQWMDRKPSLEMLTGHLVRSGVATRGKFECSDPHLNRVHETALWTYESNLISLPSDCPIRERCGWTGDAHATLTMSNLNFDMAALWEKYLGDFETSPHVSPAIVPGKRGGNSHPDWAVAQVLIAWERYLHDGDEQTLTQHYRRMQRFLDHFWSKRNEDGIITSGYGDWCDPVRKPGQPREGGRGTPQQTPPAITSTALFVYAADLMSRIAAMVGEPNTSQTYRDWRDQAARSFHAVFFDSQSQTYGSQTADAMALSFGIVPASDQAAVARSLNRDVLDNWKGHASVGALGHRWLYPALSDAGYGETALGTFYAQGHPGYFYLFDELRGTSLWERKGAFDPATMTAPVRSLSHPFQGGYDAWFYQGLGGIRPDPQAAGYKHFFLHPCFAKPLDWVRVDFDSRYGPIQSHWARESIDGVEKIRWTIAVPPNTSATIHLSGNENDGRLLEPGQHVLLIR
- a CDS encoding sulfatase-like hydrolase/transferase, producing MCLPRFIEATLTEFYVRTIFLPCFAILLSATSSLAAERPNVIVVFTDDHGYADLGCQEVFNDLKTPHLDALASGGIRMTDGYCTAPQCVPSRGGLISGQYQTKWGLESNPQFKDAAIMERFDQLQTVPERLKKAGYVTAMAGKWHLGEDNAEAIAKNGFDKVFFKHSNAPGHWNMNLQGEDIPPQVQKGGGYHLDLISSFAVAFINRFKDVPFFLYLAYRAPHVPLDAPQHYLDRFPGEMPERRRQALAMLSAVDDGVGRVVSTLNSPALRGSGLGCCGLLHRFHPRLPIDRLDFVPIEPLVQCFTKGALPREN